The Solanum lycopersicum chromosome 6, SLM_r2.1 genome has a window encoding:
- the LOC101247335 gene encoding pentatricopeptide repeat-containing protein At5g11310, mitochondrial translates to MKTLNSTHIRRSIISLTSLVSHLTTKNPTFKLFSTQSWLKSTRGKPLMKLPKLNYPPKQPTPLFSPPPSTHQPETPNYCPTDFTTLSEILRDPTIPPGPALENALDRAGIEVNECMFLQLFNHFDSSPKPLFTLYLWAEKKEWFKFSLPVFNAVVNALGKEREFDSAWNLILDRLNSTERPNLGTFAIMIRRYSRAGMLLPAIRTYEFSTNLEIHGLGLEDNLFEILLDSLCKEGHIREASDYFYRRKGKDLNWSPSIRVYNILLNGWFRSRKLKKAERLWTEMKKEGIKPSVVTYGTLVEGLCRMRRVEMAIELIDEMKEEGIHPNVVVYNPVIDALGEAGRFKEASGMMERLLVLESGPTLSTYNSLVKGFCKAGDIAGASKILKMMIDRGFMPTPTTYNYFFRYFSKFGKIEEGLNLYTKLIESGYVADRLTYHLLVKMLCEQDRLDLALQIIQEMRTKGFDLDLATSTMLIHLFCKMHQFDEAVEWFHDMIRRGVVPQYLTYQRLCNDLAKQGMNDNAEKLRNMMVSTPYAEKLPNTYIRDGDTSHSRRKSIIAKAEEMSNIIQTCRSPRQLIKRRTPPENAVLSANQLIENISERVE, encoded by the exons ATGAAAACTCTAAACTCCACCCACATCCGCCGCTCCATTATCTCTCTAACCTCTCTTGTCTCACATCTCACTACCAAAAACCCTACTTTTAAGCTCTTCTCCACTCAATCATGGCTGAAATCAACGCGAGGAAAACCCCTAATGAAATTGCCTAAGCTGAATTACCCACCCAAACAACCAACACCCCTCTTTTCACCCCCTCCTTCAACCCACCAACCCGAAACCCCTAATTACTGCCCAACTGATTTCACCACCCTATCTGAGATTCTACGTGACCCCACCATCCCACCTGGCCCTGCTCTTGAAAATGCCTTGGATAGAGCTGGGATCGAAGTAAATGAGTGTATGTTTCTTCAACTTTTTAACCATTTTGATTCTTCTCCTAAGCCTTTGTTTACTCTTTATCTATGGGCTGAGAAGAAAGAGTGGTTTAAGTTCTCTTTGCCCGTGTTTAATGCTGTGGTTAATGCCCTTGGCAAGGAAAGGGAATTTGATTCTGCTTGGAATTTGATACTTGATAGACTCAATTCTACTGAAAGACCCAATCTTGGTACATTTGCCATAATGATTAGAAGATATTCAAGGGCAG GTATGCTCTTACCAGCCATTCGAACATATGAATTTTCTACTAATTTAGAGATACATGGTTTGGGCTTGGAAGACAACTTATTTGAGATACTATTAGATTCTTTATGCAAAGAGGGGCATATTAGGGAAGCTTCAGATTATTTTTATAGGCGAAAAGGAAAAGACTTAAATTGGTCGCCATCTATTCGGGTCTATAATATATTGCTAAATGGATGGTTTCGATCAAGAAAGCTGAAGAAAGCTGAGCGGTTGTGGACTGAGATGAAAAAGGAGGGCATAAAACCTAGCGTTGTAACTTATGGTACCCTTGTTGAAGGATTGTGCCGGATGCGTAGAGTTGAGATGGCAATTGAACTAATTGATGAAATGAAAGAGGAAGGAATTCATCCCAATGTTGTTGTCTACAATCCAGTAATTGATGCTTTAGGAGAAGCAGGACGGTTCAAGGAAGCATCAGGAATGATGGAGAGGCTGTTAGTGTTGGAATCTGGTCCAACTCTATCAACTTACAATTCGTTGGTGAAGGGCTTTTGCAAGGCAGGAGATATTGCTGGGGCAAGTAAGATTCTTAAGATGATGATAGATAGAGGTTTTATGCCAACTCCAACAACTTACAATTACTTTTTTCGGTACTTCTCCAAGTTTGGGAAGATTGAAGAAGGCTTAAACCTCTATACCAAGTTAATTGAATCTGGATACGTAGCAGATCGACTAACATACCATTTGCTGGTTAAGATGCTATGTGAGCAGGATAGATTGGATCTGGCATTGCAAATCATCCAAGAAATGAGGACaaagggttttgatttggacTTGGCTACAAGTACCATGCTTATACATCTGTTCTGCAAGATGCATCAATTTGATGAAGCTGTCGAGTGGTTTCATGACATGATTCGGAGAGGAGTAGTTCCTCAGTATCTCACATATCAGAGACTCTGTAATGATCTCGCAAAACAAGGCATGAATGATAATGCAGAGAAACTTAGAAACATGATGGTATCTACACCCTACGCCGAGAAGTTGCCCAACACATATATTAGAGATGGAGACACATCGCATTCAAG